The proteins below come from a single Rosa rugosa chromosome 2, drRosRugo1.1, whole genome shotgun sequence genomic window:
- the LOC133730498 gene encoding uncharacterized protein LOC133730498: MTKAILCAPPFNLQSTLLPSINFKEWMLERAVQLQPDLFAKLLMIIHGVWRNRNSTLWQNKTQTAQDLMLSSFTWLEEFHAVHAIPNRESKLQQKAWRPAAQGSLTLNVDAAFLPDQHHGGIGGVLRDCQGRFIAAFARPIPYTASPKQCEMLAIREGLDLLLSLQQKNVVLQSDCAEAITEIQSPDHSCLANGGLIDDIKQVWHQLEGIQLIHTPRSCNGVAHQLAALGFEASHASVWLYQVPACLLDVLHHDCNKLN, translated from the coding sequence ATGACCAAAGCCATCTTATGTGCTCCTCCTTTTAACTTGCAGAGTACTCTTCTTCCATCTATTAATTTCAAGGAGTGGATGTTAGAAAGGGCTGTACAGTTACAACCGGATTTGTTTGCTAAATTGCTAATGATTATCCATGGAGTTTGGAGGAACAGAAACAGTACATTGTGGCAAAATAAAACACAAACAGCGCAAGATTTGATGTTGAGCAGTTTTACATGGTTAGAAGAGTTCCATGCGGTCCATGCCATTCCCAACAGAGAAAGTAAGTTGCAGCAGAAAGCATGGAGACCTGCTGCACAAGGAAGCCTTACGTTGAATGTTGACGCGGCTTTCCTTCCTGATCAACACCACGGTGGCATAGGGGGAGTGCTTAGAGACTGCCAAGGGCGATTTATAGCAGCCTTTGCACGTCCCATCCCTTATACTGCTTCTCCAAAACAGTGTGAAATGTTAGCAATACGTGAAGGGCTGGATCTGCTACTTTCCCTTCAGCAGAAAAATGTGGTTCTTCAAAGTGATTGTGCAGAAGCTATTACAGAGATTCAGAGTCCAGATCACAGCTGCTTAGCTAATGGAGGTCTCATTGATGATATAAAACAGGTCTGGCACCAACTCGAAGGAATTCAATTAATTCATACTCCTAGAAGCTGCAATGGGGTTGCGCACCAACTTGCTGCACTAGGTTTTGAAGCAAGTCATGCTTCTGTTTGGTTGTATCAAGTACCAGCGTGCTTACTTGATGTTCTCCACCATGATTGTAATAAGCTCAATTGA